From a region of the Paenibacillus sp. R14(2021) genome:
- a CDS encoding spore coat associated protein CotJA, with translation MNVTKPTRDWYPFVGPFDPCPPKYVKTYYVPPNQFIPYQPMNLPQFPLADALKLGTLWPALYGPYESRCNMRGPEQNE, from the coding sequence TTGAACGTTACCAAGCCGACGCGTGATTGGTATCCTTTTGTAGGTCCGTTTGACCCATGCCCGCCTAAGTACGTGAAAACTTATTATGTGCCGCCGAATCAATTTATCCCCTATCAACCGATGAATTTGCCCCAATTTCCACTGGCCGATGCGCTGAAGCTCGGAACGCTGTGGCCGGCGCTGTACGGACCCTATGAGTCGAGATGTAACATGAGGGGGCCGGAGCAAAATGAATAA
- a CDS encoding manganese catalase family protein — MWIYEKKLQYPVRVSKCDPRVARYLVEQYGGADGELSAALRYLNQRYSIPDKVIGLLTDIGTEEFAHLEMIATMIYKLTKDATPRQLEEAGLGPNFVNHDNGMFYQNAAGVPWTAAYIATKGDPLADLYEDIAAEEKARTTYQWIIDMTDDVDLQDGLKFLREREIVHAMRFKEAVEMVKADRDTKKVY; from the coding sequence ATGTGGATTTATGAGAAAAAATTGCAATATCCCGTGCGGGTGAGCAAATGCGATCCAAGGGTAGCGCGCTACCTGGTGGAGCAGTACGGCGGTGCCGACGGCGAGCTATCGGCCGCGTTACGATACTTAAATCAGCGCTACAGCATTCCGGACAAAGTGATCGGTCTGCTGACGGACATCGGAACCGAAGAGTTCGCGCATCTCGAGATGATCGCCACGATGATTTACAAGCTGACGAAGGATGCTACGCCAAGGCAGTTAGAGGAAGCGGGACTTGGGCCGAACTTCGTGAATCATGATAACGGCATGTTCTATCAGAATGCCGCGGGTGTGCCGTGGACAGCGGCCTACATTGCGACGAAGGGAGATCCGCTGGCGGATCTCTACGAGGATATCGCAGCGGAGGAGAAAGCCCGCACGACGTATCAATGGATTATCGATATGACGGATGACGTGGATTTGCAGGACGGTCTTAAATTTCTCCGTGAGCGGGAAATTGTCCATGCCATGCGCTTCAAGGAAGCTGTTGAAATGGTGAAAGCGGACCGCGACACGAAGAAGGTCTATTAA
- a CDS encoding spore coat protein CotJB, with protein sequence MNKKLDEQYYRQLLELQQLDFALVELTLYLDTHPNDLQALQQFNQLAQQRKQCAHQFEMQYGPLLQFGHSYSKYPWQWVETPWPWQV encoded by the coding sequence ATGAATAAGAAGCTGGATGAACAGTATTACCGTCAATTGCTGGAGCTGCAACAGCTGGATTTTGCCCTGGTGGAATTAACCCTTTATTTGGATACGCATCCGAATGATCTGCAGGCACTGCAGCAGTTCAACCAGCTTGCCCAGCAGCGTAAGCAGTGCGCGCATCAGTTTGAGATGCAGTACGGGCCGCTTCTTCAATTTGGACACAGTTATTCCAAATACCCGTGGCAGTGGGTCGAAACCCCTTGGCCGTGGCAGGTATAA
- a CDS encoding phosphodiester glycosidase family protein: MMRFFTGLITVTLLLGGVGTVWLFLTPSGTNLRYLMADTLITTQHRSWAKYIIGQHAMETRVQAYQQQFNEMGEERDTHEIHPDSVPAQAPAAGTNHEAETALTEKKPLVEIEEISGHGYSGYVMTVNDPTKIRIGVPEKKGRGERVLSMAERTGAIAGVNGGGFADPNWQGNGFQPIGIVMSGGELFYDDLGKSKSTQVVGLDDNGKMVAGRYSLDELKALGVKEAVTFQPRIIVNGKGLIKDAADGWGIAPRTAMGQREDGAILFVVIDGRQPGHSIGANLYDVQQIMLEHGAVIAANLDGGSSTVLVKDGQVLNKPSTKSSEGRYLPSAFLVFEHPELAEIQNVWAGLKPGDIDPGKW, encoded by the coding sequence ATGATGCGTTTCTTTACGGGGTTGATTACCGTCACGCTGCTGCTCGGCGGGGTCGGAACAGTCTGGCTGTTCTTGACGCCTTCAGGAACGAATCTCCGCTATTTGATGGCGGACACGCTCATAACGACACAGCATAGAAGCTGGGCTAAATATATTATCGGCCAGCATGCGATGGAGACGCGCGTGCAAGCTTATCAGCAGCAGTTCAACGAAATGGGTGAAGAGCGCGATACGCACGAGATTCATCCGGACTCGGTTCCCGCACAAGCCCCGGCTGCAGGAACGAACCATGAAGCCGAGACCGCGCTTACCGAGAAGAAACCACTTGTCGAGATCGAGGAGATTTCCGGGCACGGCTACAGCGGGTATGTCATGACCGTCAATGATCCGACCAAAATCCGCATCGGCGTGCCGGAGAAGAAGGGGCGGGGCGAACGGGTGCTCAGCATGGCGGAGCGTACAGGCGCCATTGCCGGCGTGAACGGCGGCGGTTTTGCCGACCCCAATTGGCAGGGCAACGGGTTTCAACCCATTGGCATCGTCATGTCCGGGGGGGAATTGTTCTACGATGACCTTGGCAAGTCAAAATCGACGCAGGTGGTGGGCCTGGACGACAACGGCAAAATGGTCGCCGGCCGCTATTCGCTGGATGAGTTGAAGGCGCTCGGCGTGAAGGAAGCGGTCACGTTTCAGCCGCGGATCATCGTCAACGGCAAAGGACTGATCAAGGATGCTGCGGACGGTTGGGGGATTGCTCCGCGAACGGCGATGGGACAGCGGGAGGACGGCGCTATTTTGTTTGTCGTCATCGACGGAAGGCAGCCGGGACACAGCATCGGAGCGAACTTATATGACGTGCAGCAAATCATGCTGGAGCATGGCGCGGTCATCGCGGCGAATTTGGACGGCGGCTCGTCGACAGTGCTCGTGAAAGACGGCCAAGTGCTGAATAAACCGTCGACCAAGAGCAGCGAAGGACGTTACCTGCCGTCGGCGTTCCTCGTCTTCGAGCATCCGGAGCTTGCGGAGATTCAGAACGTCTGGGCGGGCTTGAAGCCCGGCGATATCGATCCCGGCAAATGGTAG
- a CDS encoding HAD family hydrolase — translation MSSKGTLPRPEAMIFDMDGTLFETDTLLIGVHARIFETLKQEGLYVEPTPPVEKLLACLGMVLEDIWRKVMPDASEAARKRADELMLQYELEGLENGEGTLYPHVAETLQALKTEGFKLFVASNGLESYVKEVARYRGIAPLFEGLYSAGEYGTLSKVHLVERLLKDHGITSAWMIGDRSSDVEAGKKNGLQVVGCAYAVYGRKEELNGADALISDFRELQELPQRA, via the coding sequence ATGAGCAGCAAAGGCACATTGCCGCGGCCGGAGGCCATGATTTTCGATATGGACGGCACATTGTTCGAGACGGATACGCTGTTGATCGGCGTGCATGCACGGATTTTCGAAACGTTGAAGCAAGAGGGTCTGTATGTCGAGCCGACGCCGCCGGTGGAAAAGCTGCTGGCCTGTTTAGGCATGGTGCTTGAGGATATTTGGCGCAAGGTCATGCCGGACGCCTCAGAGGCGGCTCGCAAACGGGCGGACGAGCTCATGCTTCAATATGAACTGGAAGGCTTAGAGAACGGCGAAGGAACACTGTATCCGCATGTTGCGGAAACGCTCCAAGCGCTTAAGACCGAGGGGTTCAAGCTCTTCGTGGCAAGCAATGGATTGGAAAGCTACGTGAAAGAAGTCGCCAGGTACCGCGGTATCGCGCCGCTGTTCGAAGGCTTGTACAGCGCAGGGGAGTACGGTACGTTGTCCAAGGTTCACCTTGTGGAGCGCCTGCTCAAGGACCACGGCATAACTTCGGCTTGGATGATCGGAGATCGGTCTTCCGATGTGGAAGCAGGCAAGAAGAACGGCCTTCAGGTGGTCGGCTGCGCTTACGCCGTCTATGGGCGCAAGGAAGAGCTGAATGGCGCTGATGCGCTCATCTCGGATTTCCGCGAGCTGCAGGAGCTTCCGCAGCGCGCGTAA
- a CDS encoding YheC/YheD family protein, translating to MSLTSCHVHFSPSSERIVHLSGSLLRSLKLSGKKTLQLKFGQETITAAVKPIDRQGHHLYLSAGIRQSIRIPKAGSISFVQGSDNEVQLGPLIGILTDGSSKTDSPFGSRSGYIRQLIRMGERKAYMFAFTPRDVNWTKETINGYFINSAGSWYRKVVPLPDVVYNRLPSRYAETTSSIIGMRERFIRKGVPFFNWSFFNKSDVYKLLDQDIEALEHLPESVNNPRPEKIKEMLEKHQFIYYKPTAGSLGIGIYRLTYHPKRGYFARYRRGNTNVLLRFTNFNSLMRMLETRHGNGLGRYVSQQGVRLIEIDGCPIDFRFHMHKNGSNQWVPVGIGAKKAGRGSVTTHIKNGGSLLTPEQALSRTFGDKADEMLAKAKAVSIKLSQAIERNFPHTLGELGLDIGIDKDGEVWMFEANAKPGRSIFSHPSLRAQGRDSMTHILEHCLYLSKFKEQGGDD from the coding sequence ATGAGTTTGACATCTTGTCATGTACACTTCTCACCCTCAAGTGAACGCATCGTCCATCTGTCGGGCTCACTCCTTCGTTCCCTTAAGCTGTCCGGCAAGAAGACGCTGCAGCTGAAATTTGGTCAAGAAACGATCACCGCCGCCGTGAAGCCCATCGATCGGCAGGGCCATCACCTCTACCTCTCCGCTGGCATTCGCCAATCCATTCGGATTCCGAAAGCAGGCAGCATTTCGTTTGTGCAAGGATCGGATAACGAAGTCCAGCTCGGACCGCTCATCGGCATTCTAACGGACGGCAGCAGCAAGACCGACTCGCCCTTCGGTTCCCGTTCCGGCTATATCCGCCAGCTCATCCGCATGGGGGAGCGCAAAGCCTACATGTTCGCCTTTACGCCCCGGGATGTGAACTGGACGAAAGAGACGATCAACGGTTATTTCATCAATAGCGCAGGCAGCTGGTATCGCAAGGTCGTCCCGCTTCCCGATGTCGTCTACAATCGCCTGCCGAGCCGCTACGCGGAGACAACGTCTTCGATTATCGGCATGCGGGAGCGGTTCATCCGTAAGGGCGTTCCGTTCTTCAACTGGAGCTTCTTCAACAAATCCGATGTTTACAAACTGCTGGATCAAGACATCGAGGCGCTGGAGCATCTACCGGAATCCGTCAACAATCCGCGGCCGGAGAAAATCAAGGAAATGCTGGAGAAGCATCAATTCATCTATTACAAGCCGACGGCCGGCAGCCTCGGCATCGGCATCTATCGCCTGACGTACCATCCAAAACGCGGTTATTTCGCCAGATACCGACGCGGGAACACAAACGTATTGCTGCGCTTCACGAATTTCAACAGCCTAATGCGCATGCTGGAGACGCGCCACGGCAACGGTTTGGGGCGCTATGTCAGCCAGCAGGGCGTACGCTTGATCGAAATCGATGGATGTCCCATCGACTTCCGCTTTCATATGCACAAGAACGGAAGCAATCAATGGGTGCCGGTCGGCATCGGTGCAAAGAAAGCGGGACGCGGCAGCGTAACGACGCATATCAAGAACGGCGGTTCGCTGCTGACGCCAGAACAGGCGCTCAGCCGGACCTTCGGCGACAAAGCGGATGAGATGCTCGCCAAAGCAAAGGCCGTCTCGATCAAGCTCTCGCAGGCGATCGAACGAAACTTTCCGCATACGCTTGGCGAGCTTGGCCTTGATATCGGCATAGATAAAGACGGGGAAGTCTGGATGTTCGAGGCTAATGCTAAACCAGGCCGCTCCATCTTCAGCCATCCTTCGCTGCGGGCGCAGGGACGCGATTCCATGACGCATATTCTGGAGCACTGCCTGTATCTGAGTAAGTTCAAGGAGCAGGGAGGCGACGACTGA
- a CDS encoding YheC/YheD family protein, whose translation MALVIHEDTAADAAQIGGKQPVLAILTVDDDTQLFRGNRSNFADIISTGRESGFIVYVLTVKKLKLNRKTLDGFTFEAASENWVQRKFPFPDLIYNRIPLREDELQPEVRRKIAACMKHPGVQIFNPKFFNKWSLFKWLRQSKTTKPYIPETRRMLTVSGLGKMMLQHKFLYLKPVSGKAGKGIMTIQLQPEKPLPYRLKIQGNKGSTTYNCGSIGKLWTRIKKESSGERYIAQQGIQLAALNERSFDLRTLVQKNRRGQWDISGIGARLAGSMSITTHVPRGGSVEDPEKLLVSVFGQDEANKLLNKTRTTALIIARQIERGSGRSLAEMSLDLGIDQDGNIWFFEANAKPMKFDEPDIRQRSLERIFQYSSYLIKMKGH comes from the coding sequence ATGGCGCTCGTCATTCATGAGGACACAGCGGCCGATGCCGCTCAGATCGGGGGCAAACAGCCGGTTCTGGCCATTCTTACGGTCGATGACGATACCCAGCTGTTCCGCGGCAACCGCAGCAATTTTGCCGATATCATCTCCACGGGCAGGGAAAGCGGCTTTATTGTCTATGTCTTAACGGTCAAAAAGCTGAAGCTTAACCGCAAGACGCTGGACGGCTTCACCTTCGAGGCCGCCTCGGAAAATTGGGTGCAGCGGAAATTCCCGTTCCCCGATCTCATCTACAACCGCATTCCGCTTCGCGAGGATGAGCTGCAGCCGGAAGTCAGGCGCAAAATCGCCGCGTGCATGAAGCATCCCGGCGTGCAGATCTTCAATCCGAAGTTCTTTAATAAATGGAGTTTATTCAAGTGGCTCCGCCAGTCCAAGACGACGAAGCCCTATATTCCGGAAACGCGTCGAATGCTTACGGTGAGCGGTCTCGGCAAAATGATGCTGCAGCATAAATTTCTCTACCTCAAGCCGGTGAGCGGCAAAGCCGGCAAAGGAATCATGACGATTCAGCTCCAGCCCGAGAAGCCGCTCCCTTACCGGCTCAAGATTCAAGGCAACAAAGGCAGTACGACGTACAACTGCGGCTCGATCGGCAAGCTCTGGACCCGGATCAAGAAGGAAAGCAGCGGCGAGCGTTACATTGCACAGCAGGGCATTCAGCTGGCCGCCTTGAACGAACGGTCCTTCGACCTGCGGACGCTCGTGCAGAAGAACAGGCGCGGCCAGTGGGATATTTCCGGCATCGGCGCACGGCTGGCAGGTTCGATGAGCATTACGACCCATGTACCGCGCGGTGGAAGCGTTGAAGATCCCGAGAAACTGCTTGTCAGCGTATTTGGCCAAGACGAAGCTAATAAACTGCTTAATAAGACCCGAACGACCGCACTTATCATCGCACGGCAAATCGAACGCGGCTCCGGGCGCAGCCTGGCTGAAATGTCGCTGGATCTCGGCATCGATCAAGATGGAAACATCTGGTTTTTCGAAGCAAACGCCAAGCCGATGAAGTTCGACGAGCCGGATATTCGCCAGCGCTCGCTGGAGCGGATATTTCAATACAGCAGCTATTTGATAAAGATGAAGGGTCATTAG
- a CDS encoding YheC/YheD family protein: protein MGQPVLGILTLYLNDNGLLEEKPIYASMTAAGKNLGLEVFVFTPADVNYSLNRIHAHMYDLASKTWSRKWRSFPHMIYDRCRIQRSHRFVQLSHFRKKYGHLTFLNRVLRNKWTVYNTMRKEEKFRAHLPLTRMYEGQGDLTALIRKFPLVYLKPINGTGGRGILRIEKEQSGTYLIQGRDQSRRIVKPQRVAIAGIHGRLAKWNLKGNRYLVQQGIQLKLPNGRVHDYRMLVQKNGSGEWEVTGCAGRIGANGSITSNLHGGGQAIKMKALMEEWIRNEDATQSVKQKAEELGVEIAAFLERSYGRLCELALDLAIDRKGNIWLLEVNPKPSREVFIQAGERETYRRAIVKPLEYAVWLYEQKSKRREKAKAATVERQTMDNWVIPDM from the coding sequence ATGGGACAGCCGGTTCTCGGCATCCTAACCCTGTATCTCAATGATAACGGTCTGTTGGAGGAGAAACCGATTTATGCGAGCATGACAGCCGCAGGAAAAAATCTCGGTTTGGAGGTCTTCGTCTTCACCCCGGCGGACGTGAATTATTCGCTAAATCGCATTCATGCCCATATGTACGATCTTGCTTCGAAAACCTGGAGCCGCAAATGGCGTTCCTTCCCGCATATGATCTACGATCGCTGCCGGATTCAGCGCAGTCACCGTTTTGTTCAGCTGAGTCATTTTCGCAAGAAATACGGCCATTTGACCTTCTTGAACCGAGTGCTGCGCAATAAATGGACGGTCTACAACACGATGCGCAAGGAGGAGAAGTTCCGCGCCCATCTGCCTTTGACGCGCATGTACGAGGGACAGGGCGACTTGACAGCGCTCATCCGCAAATTCCCACTCGTGTACTTGAAACCGATCAACGGCACAGGCGGGAGAGGCATTCTCCGCATCGAGAAGGAACAAAGCGGCACCTACCTTATTCAAGGTCGCGATCAGTCGAGGCGCATCGTCAAGCCGCAGCGCGTGGCGATCGCAGGTATTCACGGCCGGCTGGCCAAATGGAATTTGAAAGGCAATCGGTACTTGGTGCAGCAGGGCATTCAGCTGAAGCTGCCGAACGGACGCGTGCACGATTATCGGATGCTCGTTCAGAAGAACGGCAGCGGCGAATGGGAAGTGACTGGCTGTGCTGGCCGTATCGGGGCAAACGGCAGCATTACGTCGAATTTGCATGGCGGCGGCCAGGCGATTAAGATGAAAGCCCTGATGGAAGAGTGGATTAGAAACGAGGACGCGACCCAGTCCGTCAAACAAAAGGCGGAAGAGCTCGGCGTTGAAATCGCAGCCTTTCTGGAACGTTCTTACGGCCGGCTCTGCGAGCTGGCGCTGGATCTAGCGATCGATCGCAAAGGGAATATATGGCTGCTGGAGGTTAATCCGAAGCCATCGCGAGAGGTCTTCATTCAAGCTGGTGAGCGGGAAACGTACAGGCGCGCCATTGTGAAGCCGCTGGAATATGCGGTATGGCTGTATGAACAGAAGTCCAAACGGAGAGAGAAGGCGAAGGCAGCCACAGTAGAACGGCAGACGATGGATAACTGGGTGATTCCCGACATGTGA
- a CDS encoding hemolysin family protein: MHEFEAGRIFWNLCLVLILVLLNGVFVAAEFSLVKVRQSRLTQLANEGHKRAKYAIKVNDRLDAYLSATQFGITLASLGLGWVGEPAISELIVEPIFHQFGIGDGPFVETISVAIGFLVITFLHIVLGELAPKSLAIQKSEGTSLWLSMPLLYFYRIFFPAIWLLNGSANRLLRIFGVEPASEHDSAHTEEEIRILMDQSAKSGIIDKDELKLFDNIFEFSDRLAREVMLPRTDMDCLYANLTYEENMKIVYASKHTRYPVCVDDKDQLIGFVHITDLLTADPDEDHSIIKFLRPILNVPESMEISHVLKMMQRKHSQLAIVVDEYGGTAGMLTTELILEEIVGEIHDEFDNDQPEIIVKGDVTSVEGRMLIEEINDMFNLDIEDDDVDTIGGWLFTKLEGNPVKGKKVEIEGYVFEVAESERLRVLRVFIYKAKQEDEEEAVMEQEV, translated from the coding sequence TTGCATGAATTCGAAGCTGGTCGCATTTTTTGGAATCTTTGTTTAGTCCTTATCCTCGTGCTGCTAAACGGCGTGTTCGTCGCCGCAGAATTCTCGCTTGTTAAAGTAAGGCAATCTCGCTTGACGCAGCTTGCCAACGAAGGCCATAAGCGAGCGAAATACGCCATTAAAGTGAATGATCGGCTGGATGCTTATTTATCTGCAACTCAGTTTGGAATTACGTTAGCTTCGCTGGGCTTAGGCTGGGTGGGGGAGCCGGCCATATCGGAATTGATCGTGGAACCGATTTTCCATCAGTTCGGCATCGGAGACGGCCCATTCGTGGAGACCATTTCCGTAGCCATCGGCTTTCTGGTCATAACGTTTCTGCATATCGTGCTTGGGGAACTTGCTCCGAAATCGCTTGCGATACAGAAATCAGAAGGCACTTCCTTATGGCTGTCCATGCCGCTGCTTTATTTCTACCGGATTTTTTTCCCGGCGATCTGGCTCCTCAACGGTTCGGCAAACCGATTGCTTCGCATATTCGGCGTCGAGCCGGCCAGTGAGCATGATTCCGCGCATACGGAGGAAGAAATTCGAATTCTGATGGATCAGAGCGCCAAGAGCGGTATTATCGATAAAGACGAGCTGAAGCTGTTCGATAACATCTTTGAATTCTCCGACCGCCTTGCAAGAGAAGTCATGCTGCCGCGAACGGATATGGACTGTTTGTACGCCAATCTAACGTATGAAGAAAACATGAAAATCGTTTACGCTTCCAAACATACGCGTTATCCGGTCTGTGTAGATGATAAAGACCAACTAATCGGTTTCGTACATATTACGGACCTGCTGACGGCAGATCCGGATGAGGATCATTCCATAATCAAGTTTCTCCGTCCGATTCTGAACGTGCCGGAATCGATGGAAATCAGCCATGTCCTGAAGATGATGCAGCGTAAGCACTCACAGCTTGCCATTGTCGTGGATGAATACGGCGGAACGGCAGGGATGCTGACGACAGAGCTGATTCTTGAGGAGATCGTTGGTGAGATCCATGATGAATTCGATAACGATCAGCCGGAAATTATCGTCAAAGGGGACGTTACGTCTGTGGAGGGCCGCATGCTGATTGAAGAAATCAATGACATGTTCAACCTCGACATTGAAGATGATGACGTCGATACGATCGGCGGCTGGCTTTTTACGAAGCTGGAGGGCAATCCGGTTAAAGGCAAGAAAGTCGAAATCGAAGGCTACGTGTTTGAAGTGGCAGAGAGCGAACGTCTTCGTGTGCTGCGTGTATTTATTTACAAAGCGAAGCAGGAAGATGAGGAAGAAGCAGTCATGGAGCAAGAGGTTTAA
- a CDS encoding GNAT family N-acetyltransferase, with translation MQVKLLSPSDWTAAKDKITRFLYRYGDSRLTHAGLVALRELPPAKLAGGSRSGDASAAVAVAIQGGKLAAVAFGDEGGERACFVVVSPDFRGQGFGSILLKALHKRMGKLTCSVASDNTSSMNMCFRAGMKAVSLHTGPTGKPTLRFES, from the coding sequence ATGCAGGTAAAGCTGCTGTCGCCGTCTGATTGGACGGCTGCCAAAGATAAAATCACCCGGTTTCTGTACCGATATGGTGACAGCCGCCTTACCCATGCGGGACTGGTCGCGCTGCGGGAGCTGCCCCCTGCCAAGCTGGCCGGCGGCAGCCGCTCCGGCGATGCCTCCGCAGCCGTCGCCGTTGCGATTCAAGGCGGCAAGCTTGCCGCAGTCGCATTCGGGGATGAAGGCGGCGAACGCGCCTGCTTCGTCGTCGTCTCACCGGACTTCCGCGGCCAAGGCTTCGGCAGCATCCTGCTTAAAGCGCTGCATAAGCGCATGGGCAAGCTGACCTGTTCCGTCGCTTCCGACAATACTTCCAGCATGAACATGTGCTTCCGAGCGGGCATGAAAGCCGTCAGTCTGCATACCGGCCCTACCGGCAAGCCGACCCTTCGATTCGAAAGTTAG
- a CDS encoding YheC/YheD family protein: protein MAEHAQSGILGIMISERPANHEDGSSQLPLLMPEDEFCRRLSAYGETIGLFVYLFCASRIATASERALSGYRLEDGEWRLGSYPLPDLVYDRCLPVSAEQSRHVGEALQRLKQRKRYLLLNGSLPGKLHVYRALRNESSLHRWLPATWLYEGPDQLSKLLRQHPEGLFLKPSAGMHGKGALRLLKTGDGWQIDGRDRRNQKLSYRAPDWAALCRWLRTFTSDAPYIVQPCLKLIDDEGRSFDVRALIQKNRRGLWTYTGAAVRRGEPGSITANLHGGGTAIPAMEALEARFGEAAAEKLLERIRLISERSAICLEHHFGRLAELGIDFGIEPRGRIWLLEANAKPGRQSFRCNEQLAHTAAARPLDYALLLALRGQPIFPFNRIQRRYIQEVHP from the coding sequence ATGGCTGAACACGCACAATCCGGTATCCTCGGCATTATGATCAGCGAACGGCCGGCGAATCATGAAGACGGAAGCAGCCAGCTCCCCCTCCTCATGCCGGAAGATGAGTTTTGCCGCCGATTATCCGCTTACGGAGAGACGATCGGCTTATTCGTGTATTTGTTTTGCGCCTCCCGCATCGCCACCGCCTCTGAACGCGCATTGAGCGGATACCGGCTGGAGGACGGTGAATGGCGGCTTGGCAGCTATCCCCTCCCGGATCTTGTCTACGACCGCTGTCTGCCTGTATCCGCCGAACAGTCTCGGCACGTCGGCGAAGCGCTGCAGCGGCTCAAGCAGCGCAAGCGATATCTGCTGCTGAACGGCTCGCTTCCCGGCAAGCTGCATGTGTACAGAGCGCTTCGTAACGAATCGTCGCTCCACAGGTGGCTGCCCGCGACTTGGCTGTACGAAGGTCCCGATCAGCTCTCGAAGCTGCTGCGGCAGCACCCCGAAGGATTGTTTCTGAAGCCCTCCGCCGGCATGCACGGTAAGGGAGCGCTTCGCTTGCTGAAAACCGGCGACGGCTGGCAGATCGACGGCAGAGACCGGCGCAATCAGAAGCTGTCGTATCGCGCTCCGGATTGGGCCGCACTCTGCCGGTGGCTGCGCACCTTCACATCCGATGCGCCTTATATCGTGCAGCCTTGCCTGAAGCTGATTGACGACGAGGGGAGATCCTTCGACGTGCGGGCGCTCATTCAGAAGAACCGGCGCGGACTATGGACGTATACCGGCGCAGCTGTCCGCCGCGGCGAGCCAGGCAGTATTACGGCCAATTTGCACGGCGGCGGCACCGCCATCCCAGCCATGGAAGCACTGGAAGCACGTTTCGGCGAAGCAGCCGCGGAGAAGCTGCTGGAACGGATTCGCCTCATCAGCGAGCGTTCCGCTATTTGTTTAGAGCATCATTTCGGCCGGTTGGCTGAACTCGGCATTGATTTCGGCATTGAACCCCGCGGCCGGATCTGGCTGCTGGAAGCAAACGCGAAGCCCGGTCGTCAGTCGTTCCGCTGCAACGAGCAGCTAGCGCATACAGCCGCTGCCCGCCCGCTCGATTATGCGCTGCTGCTGGCGTTGCGCGGGCAGCCGATTTTCCCATTCAACCGAATTCAAAGGAGATACATCCAGGAGGTTCATCCATGA